From the genome of Neisseria sp. oral taxon 014 str. F0314:
TCCGCATCACGACCATATCGGCGGCGTGAAAGCCCTCAAAAACAGCTTTATGGAATCGCTTGTGTACGGCGAGGCGGACATCGAAGCGGCAACGCATACGGTTAAGGTGGGCACGCAGTTTCCTTTCGGAGACGGTCTGGTTACGGTGTGGGCGACGCCCGGCCATACCGGCCGCCACGTCAGCTATCTTTTGGAAAATTCAGACGGCCTGCACGTTTTCTGCGGCGACACTTTGTTTTCCGCAGGCTGCGGCAGGGTGTTCACGGGGACGATAGAAGAGTTGTACGACAGTTTCCAGAGATTCAATCAGTTGCCCGAAGAAACGCTGTTTTATCCCGCACACGAGTACACCGCCGCCAACCTGCGTTTCGCCGGATTTATCGAACCGGAAAATCCCGATATTCAGGCCGCTTTACGCGCGGCGGAGCATACGCCGACCCTGCCCGTTACCCTCGCGCACGA
Proteins encoded in this window:
- the gloB gene encoding hydroxyacylglutathione hydrolase, producing MNITPIQALNDNYIWMIQDGNHAACVDPSDATPVLKFLVRNRLMLAQMWITHPHHDHIGGVKALKNSFMESLVYGEADIEAATHTVKVGTQFPFGDGLVTVWATPGHTGRHVSYLLENSDGLHVFCGDTLFSAGCGRVFTGTIEELYDSFQRFNQLPEETLFYPAHEYTAANLRFAGFIEPENPDIQAALRAAEHTPTLPVTLAHERRINPFLRVDFPKVRERVEELAGRGLNSGLEVFAALRELKNRF